Proteins co-encoded in one Thermochromatium tepidum ATCC 43061 genomic window:
- a CDS encoding Fic family protein, which translates to MSARQTLPVPCLPGTRPRSARGAAGPDPDLWTHGSTAIEGNTLTLGETKFVIEEGLTISGKPLKDHQEVMGHARAIEPIYAWLDEDLTTEQLGFMHIHPFWDGNGRFARLLSNVPVLRAGHLPVVIEVRDRKRDIDTLSGYQLTVGPLTPTTGVWPKADLEADFRAFCRAAYVAIRALVEQAQAHQAKRSSH; encoded by the coding sequence GTGTCAGCTCGACAGACTCTCCCGGTTCCATGCCTTCCAGGGACTCGACCCCGATCTGCGCGCGGCGCTGCTGGCCCAGATCCCGATCTCTGGACGCATGGCTCGACCGCCATCGAAGGCAACACCCTGACCCTCGGCGAGACCAAATTCGTCATCGAGGAGGGGCTGACGATCTCCGGCAAGCCGCTGAAGGATCATCAGGAGGTCATGGGCCATGCCCGCGCGATCGAGCCGATCTATGCCTGGCTGGATGAGGATTTGACGACCGAGCAGCTCGGGTTCATGCACATCCATCCGTTCTGGGACGGCAACGGTCGGTTCGCACGGCTACTGTCCAATGTGCCGGTGCTGCGCGCCGGTCATCTGCCGGTCGTGATCGAGGTCAGGGATCGCAAGCGCGATATCGACACCCTGTCTGGGTACCAGTTGACCGTGGGACCGCTGACGCCGACGACGGGCGTCTGGCCGAAGGCCGATCTGGAGGCGGATTTCCGGGCCTTCTGCCGCGCGGCCTATGTGGCGATACGGGCACTGGTCGAACAGGCGCAGGCACACCAGGCCAAGCGGAGTTCTCATTGA